One genomic region from Candidatus Zixiibacteriota bacterium encodes:
- a CDS encoding DUF4097 family beta strand repeat-containing protein, with translation MKNLNASKRAGVIVLVMLIGVAAGAHARGLTRTFDAKEMVKINTISGDCIIRKGEPGKIIVEVDAHYTPYDSFEPKIRERANSIVIDEKFYGSSSGDSDWIITVPDGTRIRFSSASGDFEAHDLKGDFTVSVASGEILLTNCEGEFDLSSASGDVVLEDCRGDFSASSASGRVEGEGVTLTQSSSFSAASGDVDLRLAASPDWGLAVSSASGKALLNFGGNPIKGYFEFVAKEGKGRIISPIDFDGEEVFRRHGDRYIAKAFTRGEDKPEILIETASGKAELREK, from the coding sequence ATGAAAAATCTCAACGCCTCTAAGCGGGCCGGAGTAATCGTTCTGGTAATGTTGATTGGCGTGGCTGCCGGGGCTCACGCGCGCGGGTTAACCAGGACCTTCGATGCCAAAGAGATGGTCAAGATCAATACGATTAGTGGTGATTGTATTATCCGCAAGGGAGAACCCGGCAAAATCATCGTGGAAGTCGACGCCCACTACACCCCGTATGACTCGTTTGAGCCGAAGATTCGTGAACGCGCGAATTCCATTGTTATCGATGAGAAGTTTTACGGTTCATCCAGCGGCGACTCTGACTGGATCATCACGGTTCCCGATGGTACCCGAATACGGTTTTCATCGGCATCCGGGGATTTCGAGGCTCATGACCTCAAGGGGGATTTCACTGTCAGCGTAGCCTCGGGAGAAATTCTGCTTACCAACTGCGAAGGGGAGTTTGACCTGTCGTCAGCATCGGGTGACGTAGTGCTGGAGGACTGCAGGGGAGATTTCAGCGCATCATCGGCGTCAGGCCGTGTCGAGGGAGAGGGAGTCACCTTGACACAAAGCAGCAGTTTTTCGGCAGCATCGGGGGATGTTGATTTGCGCCTTGCGGCCAGCCCGGACTGGGGCCTGGCGGTATCGTCGGCATCAGGCAAGGCCCTTTTGAACTTTGGCGGAAACCCGATCAAGGGGTACTTCGAGTTCGTGGCCAAAGAGGGCAAGGGGCGGATAATCTCGCCGATCGATTTTGACGGTGAGGAGGTCTTCCGCAGGCACGGTGACAGGTATATCGCCAAGGCCTTTACGCGCGGTGAGGATAAAC